The proteins below are encoded in one region of Enhydrobacter sp.:
- a CDS encoding MaoC family dehydratase codes for MTDRYFEDFRKGERFVSGGMTITEAAIIDFARQWDPQPFHIDVEFARKWAFEGLIASGLHTMCVTLRLWLELGIFRACSLGSPGLGETQFPRPVRPGDTLRVVTDIVDLRSSTSKPDRGVVRIRQVTINQRGEHVMEQETTVILKRRPVTVASMRS; via the coding sequence GTGACCGACCGCTACTTCGAGGACTTCAGGAAAGGCGAGCGCTTCGTGAGCGGCGGCATGACCATCACCGAGGCCGCCATCATCGACTTTGCCCGCCAGTGGGATCCGCAGCCCTTCCACATCGATGTGGAATTCGCCAGGAAGTGGGCGTTCGAGGGTCTCATCGCCTCCGGCCTCCATACGATGTGCGTGACCTTGCGCCTGTGGCTCGAGCTCGGCATCTTCCGCGCCTGCAGCCTGGGCTCGCCCGGCCTCGGCGAGACCCAGTTTCCGCGACCCGTCCGGCCAGGCGACACACTGCGCGTGGTCACCGACATCGTCGATCTGCGCAGCTCGACATCCAAGCCCGACCGCGGTGTCGTGCGCATCCGCCAGGTCACCATCAATCAGCGTGGCGAGCATGTGATGGAGCAGGAGACGACCGTCATCCTCAAGCGCCGCCCGGTCACGGTCGCGAGCATGCGCTCCTAG
- a CDS encoding biotin/lipoyl-binding carrier protein, with protein MAAINVKSEIAGNVWKIQLKPGDKVEADGEIMILESMKMEIPVLSPKAGTIREIKVSEGEAIGEGQLVAVLDA; from the coding sequence ATGGCCGCCATCAATGTGAAGTCGGAGATCGCCGGCAATGTCTGGAAGATCCAGCTCAAGCCGGGCGACAAGGTCGAAGCCGATGGCGAGATCATGATCCTGGAATCGATGAAGATGGAGATCCCGGTCCTGTCACCCAAGGCCGGCACCATCAGGGAGATCAAGGTCAGCGAAGGCGAGGCTATCGGCGAGGGCCAGCTCGTGGCCGTCCTCGACGCCTGA
- a CDS encoding indolepyruvate ferredoxin oxidoreductase subunit alpha, with amino-acid sequence MLDQPRLPIAQRTNPERSFRQEVRALRLGKGEVFRGEGILAVTKAILQSGVAYVGGYQGAPVSHLVDVLIESQDLLDELGVHLETCTNEASAAALLGASINYPMRGCVTWKSIVGTNVAADALSNLASPGVVGGALIVVGEDYGEGASVIQERSHAYALKCSVWLMDPRPSLPAIVRCTEKAFELSEASSTPVMMELRIRACHVTGEFVASDNRPPAISRNHRLADPAPHNYDRISHPPSTYAQEKLKADVRLPAARRFIVEQGLNELFPGERSDLGIIVQGGITNVLMRGLDRLEVEGRIPTLVLNVTHPLVPDQIAGFCEGKRAVLIVEEGGPDYIEQAVNALLRQRDIDTRIHGKDVLPMAGEYTAEVVTEGLLKFFAQSANDIDLAKPRERFEAARAGRAEAQRLLGGALPLRPPGFCVGCPERPVFSAIKLLEREVGKVHISSDIGCHSFATLAPFNLGNSILGFGMSLAAAGAVAPVMQKRTISVMGDGGFWHNGLLSGVASSMFNRGDRVLVIMQNGYTSATGAQFIPSTAGNRRDGETTSDIAATLKGMGVKWLRTIRTYNVGTMLKTLREAMRTDYSGLKVIVADGECQLARQRRIRPELAARLKRGERVVRTRFGVDDEVCTGDHSCIRLSGCPSLVVKPSPDPLRSDPVAHVNNGCVGCGLCGEVADAAVLCPSFYRADIVQNPTWWNRTLWRLRSAVIGAMAGA; translated from the coding sequence ATGCTCGATCAGCCCCGGCTTCCCATTGCCCAGCGCACCAATCCGGAGCGCTCGTTCCGCCAGGAAGTGCGCGCGCTTCGCCTCGGCAAGGGCGAGGTCTTCCGCGGAGAGGGCATCCTTGCCGTCACCAAGGCGATCCTGCAGTCGGGCGTCGCCTATGTCGGCGGCTACCAGGGAGCGCCGGTGTCGCATCTGGTCGATGTGCTGATCGAATCGCAGGACCTGCTCGACGAGCTCGGCGTCCATCTCGAGACCTGCACCAACGAGGCCTCGGCGGCGGCCCTGCTCGGCGCGTCGATCAACTATCCGATGCGGGGCTGCGTCACCTGGAAATCGATCGTCGGCACCAACGTGGCGGCCGATGCGCTTTCCAATCTCGCCTCGCCGGGCGTCGTCGGCGGTGCCCTGATCGTGGTGGGCGAGGACTATGGCGAGGGCGCCTCGGTCATCCAGGAGCGCTCCCACGCCTACGCGCTGAAATGCTCCGTGTGGCTGATGGACCCGCGGCCCTCGCTGCCCGCCATCGTGCGCTGCACCGAGAAGGCGTTCGAGCTCTCGGAAGCCAGCAGCACGCCCGTGATGATGGAGCTGCGCATCCGCGCCTGCCACGTCACCGGCGAGTTCGTCGCGAGCGACAACAGGCCGCCCGCGATCTCGCGCAATCACCGGCTCGCCGACCCGGCGCCGCACAACTACGACCGCATCTCGCATCCGCCCTCGACCTATGCGCAGGAGAAGCTCAAGGCCGATGTGCGCCTGCCGGCGGCGCGGCGCTTCATCGTCGAGCAGGGCTTGAACGAGCTTTTCCCCGGCGAGCGGTCGGATCTCGGCATCATCGTGCAGGGCGGCATCACCAACGTGCTGATGCGCGGGCTCGATCGGCTGGAAGTCGAAGGCAGGATCCCGACCCTGGTGCTGAACGTCACGCATCCGCTGGTGCCGGACCAGATCGCCGGGTTCTGCGAGGGCAAGCGCGCCGTGCTGATCGTGGAGGAGGGCGGCCCCGACTATATCGAGCAGGCGGTCAACGCGCTGCTGCGCCAGCGCGACATCGACACCCGTATCCATGGCAAGGACGTGCTGCCGATGGCCGGCGAATACACCGCCGAGGTGGTGACCGAAGGGCTGCTGAAGTTCTTCGCGCAATCGGCCAACGACATCGATCTCGCAAAGCCGCGCGAGCGTTTCGAGGCGGCGCGCGCCGGCCGCGCCGAAGCGCAGCGCCTGCTGGGCGGCGCTCTGCCGCTCAGGCCGCCCGGCTTCTGCGTCGGCTGCCCGGAGCGGCCGGTCTTCTCCGCCATCAAGCTGCTCGAGCGCGAGGTGGGCAAGGTCCATATCTCGAGCGACATCGGCTGCCATTCCTTCGCGACGCTGGCGCCCTTCAATCTCGGCAACTCGATCCTGGGCTTCGGCATGTCGCTGGCGGCCGCGGGCGCGGTCGCGCCGGTGATGCAGAAGCGCACCATCTCGGTGATGGGGGACGGCGGGTTCTGGCACAACGGCTTGCTGAGCGGCGTCGCCTCCTCGATGTTCAACCGCGGCGACCGCGTGCTGGTGATCATGCAGAACGGCTACACCTCGGCCACCGGCGCGCAGTTCATTCCCAGCACCGCCGGCAACCGCCGGGACGGCGAGACGACCTCCGACATCGCCGCGACCCTGAAGGGGATGGGCGTCAAATGGCTGCGCACCATCCGCACCTACAACGTCGGCACCATGCTCAAGACGCTGCGCGAGGCGATGCGCACGGACTACTCGGGCCTCAAGGTGATCGTGGCCGACGGCGAGTGCCAGCTCGCGCGCCAGCGCCGCATCCGCCCAGAGCTCGCCGCCCGGCTCAAGCGCGGCGAGCGCGTGGTACGTACGCGCTTCGGCGTCGACGACGAGGTCTGCACCGGCGATCATTCGTGCATCCGCCTGTCGGGCTGCCCGTCACTGGTGGTGAAGCCCAGCCCCGATCCGCTGCGCTCCGATCCAGTGGCGCATGTGAACAACGGCTGCGTCGGCTGCGGCCTGTGCGGCGAGGTGGCCGACGCGGCCGTTCTCTGCCCGTCCTTCTACCGCGCCGACATCGTGCAGAATCCGACATGGTGGAACCGGACCCTCTGGCGCCTGCGGTCGGCGGTGATCGGAGCGATGGCGGGTGCCTAG
- a CDS encoding tRNA-uridine aminocarboxypropyltransferase, whose amino-acid sequence MSQPLVENKTAVLILQHPQEQDRVLGTARLVCTTLAHATLTVGLSWRNLGHALGSPAEAKEWGVLYLGSAQARKAGGGPLIALDRKSEPLADQQTARRGLRGIVALDGNWAQAKALWWRNPWLTRLRRFVVVPDGPSLYGDLRREARADAVSTLEAVALALSVLEGDPAVREKLLVPFRALLAEARATGMHDGRRDRRRRPFRP is encoded by the coding sequence ATGAGCCAGCCCCTCGTCGAGAACAAGACCGCCGTGCTGATCCTGCAGCATCCGCAAGAGCAGGATCGCGTCCTCGGCACCGCGAGGCTCGTCTGCACGACCCTTGCCCATGCGACGCTCACGGTCGGTCTCTCGTGGCGCAATCTCGGTCATGCGCTCGGGTCGCCGGCGGAGGCGAAGGAGTGGGGCGTGCTCTATCTCGGTTCCGCACAGGCGCGAAAGGCCGGCGGCGGCCCGCTGATCGCCCTCGACCGCAAGAGCGAGCCGCTGGCCGACCAGCAGACCGCGCGCCGAGGGTTGAGGGGCATCGTCGCGCTGGACGGCAACTGGGCGCAGGCGAAGGCGCTGTGGTGGCGCAATCCCTGGCTCACCAGGCTTCGCCGGTTCGTCGTCGTGCCCGACGGTCCCTCGCTCTATGGCGATCTGCGCCGCGAGGCGCGAGCCGACGCCGTCTCGACGCTGGAGGCCGTTGCGCTCGCCCTGTCCGTGCTGGAGGGCGATCCCGCGGTGCGCGAGAAGCTGCTCGTGCCGTTCCGCGCCCTGCTTGCCGAGGCGCGCGCTACCGGTATGCACGACGGTCGCCGCGATCGGCGACGCCGACCTTTCCGTCCTTGA
- a CDS encoding CoA pyrophosphatase: protein MAFDEALRGAIVDRLRRFEVRRRSDPGSLRHAAVAVTVIESEARGEAAFLLTKRTPKLRAHGGQWALPGGRVDPGETIEQTALRELHEELGVLAAADDVLGTLDDYPTRSGYLITPVIVWLRGLVELAPNPGEVAAAYRIRCSELFRPDSPEIVAIEESDRPIIRLPLPVATVNAPTAAILYQFKEVALAGRGTRVDHYEQPVFAWR, encoded by the coding sequence GTGGCCTTCGACGAGGCGCTGCGCGGCGCCATCGTCGATCGCCTGCGGCGCTTCGAGGTGCGGCGTCGCAGCGATCCGGGCAGTCTGCGTCACGCCGCAGTCGCCGTGACGGTGATCGAGTCGGAGGCGCGCGGCGAGGCAGCCTTCCTGCTGACCAAGCGGACACCGAAGCTGCGCGCCCATGGCGGGCAATGGGCGCTGCCGGGCGGCCGCGTCGATCCGGGCGAGACGATCGAGCAGACGGCGCTGCGCGAGCTGCACGAGGAGCTGGGCGTGCTGGCGGCGGCGGACGACGTCCTGGGCACGCTCGACGACTATCCCACGCGATCGGGCTATCTCATCACGCCCGTCATCGTGTGGCTGCGCGGCCTCGTCGAGCTGGCGCCCAATCCGGGCGAGGTCGCGGCAGCCTATCGCATCCGATGCTCGGAACTCTTTCGTCCCGATTCCCCCGAGATCGTGGCGATCGAGGAATCGGACCGGCCTATCATCCGGCTGCCGCTGCCCGTCGCCACGGTCAATGCGCCGACGGCGGCCATTCTCTACCAGTTCAAGGAGGTCGCGCTCGCGGGCCGCGGCACGCGCGTCGATCACTACGAACAGCCGGTCTTCGCCTGGCGCTAG
- a CDS encoding SDR family NAD(P)-dependent oxidoreductase, which produces MNELQNKVCVVTGGAGSIGLESARLFLEEGARVLLVDLEAEALSAAARELGGRNIACSVADVSRAGDTRAYLDKAVASFGKIDVLFSNAGNAGVIAPIAEYPDEVFDRVQAVHVRGAYNACKYGLPRMNDGGSIIITSSVAAFRGDPGVTAYITAKIAQIGLMRCVAREAAPRRIRVNTIHPGPTDNAFQADLESNLGAILKCDATAMFNELIPLGRHAAPREIARSVLYLASDQSSFTTGTTLSVTGGMAG; this is translated from the coding sequence ATGAACGAACTGCAAAACAAGGTGTGCGTCGTGACCGGCGGTGCCGGCAGCATCGGCCTCGAGAGTGCCCGCCTGTTCTTGGAAGAAGGCGCGCGGGTATTGCTCGTGGACCTGGAAGCGGAAGCGCTTAGCGCGGCGGCGCGCGAGCTGGGCGGCAGGAATATCGCCTGTAGCGTCGCCGACGTGAGCAGGGCCGGCGACACGCGCGCCTATCTCGACAAGGCGGTCGCGAGTTTCGGCAAGATCGACGTGCTGTTCAGCAACGCCGGCAATGCCGGCGTCATCGCGCCGATCGCCGAATACCCCGATGAGGTGTTCGACCGCGTCCAGGCGGTCCATGTCAGGGGCGCCTACAACGCCTGCAAGTACGGCCTGCCGCGCATGAACGACGGCGGCAGCATCATCATCACCTCGAGCGTGGCGGCCTTCCGGGGCGATCCGGGCGTCACCGCCTATATCACCGCCAAGATCGCCCAGATCGGCCTCATGCGCTGCGTCGCCAGGGAGGCCGCGCCGCGCCGTATCCGGGTCAACACCATCCATCCCGGCCCGACCGACAACGCCTTTCAGGCCGATCTCGAAAGCAATCTCGGCGCCATCCTCAAGTGCGATGCTACCGCGATGTTCAACGAGCTGATCCCGCTCGGCCGGCACGCGGCGCCGCGCGAGATCGCCCGCTCGGTGCTTTACCTGGCGTCGGACCAGAGCAGCTTCACCACCGGCACGACGCTCAGCGTCACAGGAGGCATGGCCGGCTGA
- a CDS encoding methyltransferase domain-containing protein, translating into MPTAAHVGRTLFLKRWLARPLSMGAFLPSGPFLGEAIARAAVEAMGDYPGHVIELGAGTGEVTKALLAAGIPPNRLALVERDPELVAFLRRHFAGLRIIEGDAARLPRLLAANAIDSVSTVVSGVPLLSLPAEVVRGIVRGVFASMPRGAAMVQFTYGPTPPIPRSLRRSLNLVAVNSRRIWRNVPPAVVWTFTRAPEK; encoded by the coding sequence ATGCCCACTGCAGCTCACGTCGGCCGGACCCTTTTCCTGAAGCGCTGGCTGGCACGGCCGCTGTCCATGGGCGCTTTCCTGCCCAGCGGCCCGTTCCTCGGCGAGGCCATCGCCCGGGCAGCCGTGGAGGCGATGGGCGACTATCCCGGTCATGTCATCGAACTCGGCGCGGGGACCGGGGAGGTTACGAAAGCCCTTCTGGCGGCGGGCATCCCGCCCAATCGCCTCGCACTCGTGGAGCGCGATCCCGAGCTGGTGGCTTTCCTGCGCCGCCATTTCGCCGGCCTCAGGATCATCGAGGGCGACGCCGCGCGGTTGCCTCGCCTGCTCGCAGCCAATGCGATCGACAGCGTCTCGACCGTCGTGTCCGGCGTGCCGCTCCTGTCGCTTCCGGCGGAGGTCGTGCGTGGCATCGTGCGCGGCGTGTTCGCATCCATGCCGCGCGGCGCCGCGATGGTGCAGTTCACCTATGGCCCGACGCCGCCCATACCGCGCAGCCTGCGTCGCAGCCTGAACCTGGTGGCGGTCAACAGCCGACGTATCTGGCGCAACGTGCCGCCGGCCGTGGTCTGGACCTTCACGAGGGCGCCGGAGAAGTGA